The Elephas maximus indicus isolate mEleMax1 chromosome 11, mEleMax1 primary haplotype, whole genome shotgun sequence genome contains the following window.
ccatgacagtgtccttgacatcattccacaaatcatctgctcttcagtcattagtgttcaatgtgctgaatctatccttgagatagtctctgaattcaggtgggatcgtactttgctctcatggacttgttctaattttcttcagcttcaacttgaacttgcatatgagcaattgatggtctgttccacagtcgtcccctggccttgttctgactgatgatattgaacttttccatcatctcttaccacagatgtagtcaatttgattcctgtgtagtctatctgttcagcatacagattgaataagtatggtgaaaggatacaagcctgatgcacacctttcctaatttttaacTATGcgatatccccttgttgtgttctaACGACTGTCTCTTGGCTTGTGTatgtgttcctcatgagcacagtgttatccatttgttatgatccgcacagttgaatgcctttacgtaGTCTATAAAACACGgttacacatctttctggtattgtctgctttctgccaagatccatctgacatcagcagtgatgtcccttGTTGCACATCCTTTTCTGGGtccgcttgaatttctggaagttccctgtcgatgtactgctgcaaccaccttTAGTGTTCTTTAGTGCAGTTTTCAAGCTTTAATAACTTAAACTGTACTGATTTTTGGGACACCCTATCATATGTGATGTATTTGCCTGAGTAATCTGTTAAATGTCTCTTTTATGATGTATGTACCTTTTagatagaaaagagaaagctAGAGGACAGGTATAGCCAACTTCATGTTGGGAAGAACTTAGGTTTTTCCTTTATGCTCACGCTACAAGATTTGCCCGTGCAGCCCCTACAGGGGTTTAGTGGGCTTTCTTACACGCCTCTGAAGTATAGGCGCCCCACAGGTGGCAAGCTGTGCACATGTGGGCGTGACGGGACACATGTGGGCGTGACGGGACAGAGTGGTCATCGCGGTGTGAGCCGTGGTTTGGGGAGTATCCCCGATTGTGACTTACGTGAGGATATATTTGGTACGTGTGTATATCTGGCCTTTTGGTTCATGCCATGTCTCTCCAACAGTACCCTTTAGATGACTCAAAGAATGGAGTAGTTGTGCTGAGTGACCGTTCCCAGATCCTGTTCAAAGAGTCTCGTCACCCTCAAAATATGCCGCTTATATGCCATTACTTCAGTGACGCCGATTTCTTTGCCTCCCTCTCTTGGGTGTCACCAAGCACGAAAGAAATACAGGTAAAACTGCCCAGCCTTTCTTCCCCTCCGTAGCCCATTCTACAGGGTCGTGCCCGTGCAGCTGTTACCCCAGACTGACAAGGGAAAATAGATCCCTTGAATTCATATCTTGAATGAAAGTGACCTGGATCCAGGGTTCCCCGCTTGTTCTTTCTCCAACTTTAGTTTCCATGTTGAATAGAATTTATGgtctccttatttttttttttttataaagtaggCTGAGGTTAGGGAAAGAGTCATAGGCTTCCTACTTCTGTATTATTTCCAAGTCCCATCACTGGGTAAAGTCACCCTAGAGTCTCCTAATTACTCTTTAGCACAAGAAGAGGAAAAGGCAGCCGAatattctgcccttccctcctCTGCTGTCTTTTATAGGCGGCTTCCGTCTTGTTTACTTCTAGGCTGTAGTGTGGATGAAGAGCAAAGGTGAGGACATGGTTGAGAAGAGAGTGTTCTCCATGACGGAACGATTGCCGCCCATCCAGTCCATGGTCCACACAGGTTCCTTTCACATCCTCGTGGCCTACTGTGGTGACCTGTTACTGCGGCTCTTTGGGGACCATTTTCGGGCATTCAAACCCCTGGGTGCAGTGCCCTGCCGCTTCAACATCAGCTGCCTCTGCTATGACCCAGAAATGCAGGTGCTTTTGTCAGGCATCCTGGGAGCGGTGGTCACCTGGATCATCGAGCCAAGTGGCAAGGGCCTCCAGATAGCCCACATGGTCTCCATGCCTGGTGACGAGCTTGTCCGGGACATCACGCTGAACGGCCCCGGCGGCTCCCTCCTAGCCCTGTGCGATACTGCAGTGAGGGTCCTGGAGCGTCAAGGCCTGGGCCGTCTGGGGGAGACCAGGAGGTTCACTTCCGGTGGCAGTGGCTCCCCCATCACCTGCTGCTTCACCTGTGTCGATCAAGGCCTTCTCTACGCTGGAAACAAGGCTGGGGAAATCCAAGCATGGAGCCTCGGCCGGGCCCGCTTCCTCCACAGTTTCAAGGCCCATTCCTCATCGGTGACATGTATCCGCAGCAGGCCAGAGGCCCACACCCTGCTAACAGCTGGCAGTGAGGGCTCAATCAAGGAGTGGAACCTTACTTCAGGGAACCTGCTGCGGCGGCTGGAACTTGGTCAGGACTTGCAGCGCCTCCAGTTTATTGATAACATTACTTTCTTCTGCCAGACCACCCATAGCTTTTCCTTGCGCCGTCTGCCCTGCTTCTATAGCCTCTTCAATGTCTGTGGTTCTGCTCCCCTGCAGGTGCGTCGGGTCCACTGTGGAAATAACTGGTACCGGATCCTATGCACTACTGAGGATGGCTTGTTGCGCTTTCTGTCCCCACAGACAGGGGATCTCCTGGTTCTCACCTGGCCCTTCTCAATCCTGGACCAGGCTGTGGATTGGGCCTATGACCCAGATAGAGAAGAGCTCTTTGTGGCGACAGGCAGCTCAGAGGTGCTGGTATTTGACACAACCCGCTGTCCTTGCCCAGCCAAGTATCTTTTATGCACCTCACCAGATTCTCAGGACTTGGTACAATGCCTGGCTTATGGGCATTTCCAACTGGGTCGGGGTCTAGAAGGACTGATGTTCTCCGGGCACCAGAGTGGTGTGGTAAGAGTACTTTCCCAGCACAACTGTGCCCGAATAGAGAAATTCATGCACTTTGGGGCTGTATTGGCACTCTCTACACTGTCAGGAGGGTCTTATGGTAGCCGAGAAAACTCTTTGCTCTGTTCCTATGGAATGGATGACTATGTACACTTATCAGAGGCTGTGCTTGATGGGGCCAGAGTATGTCTACAACCTCTCGCCTGCATTCTTAGCAGCTGTCACCTAAAACACCTGATACTCTTGCCCAAGTCTGTGGGTGCCATCACGGAAACTAACTGCCTGCGTCTCTGGAAGTTCCATGACATTCTGTCCTCTCAATCAAAGAAAGGCTCTGTGTTCACGCAGACATTGCCCCTGCACCAGTGTCCCATCATATCCTTTGATGTCTGCCTGTCCCTGAGTCTTTTCGTTACAGGTGGTATTGATGGTTCTGTCCGGATCTGGGACTTCCATGGTAGACTCATAGCCATGCTGGACTCATCATTGCACTTTGGCCCACTCTGCTTTGCAAATGACCGGGGTGACCTGCTTGTGACTTTCAACCAGAGCCTTTATCTGGTGTCCTGTTTAAAACTGCTTCCTCCAAGCATGCTGGTTCGCCTTTCCTTTATGAGCATAACAGATGAAGTGGTAGAAGTCCCTAAGCCTTTCACACCAGgcttcttcttctcctttgaGACCATGTTTGTGCCCAAGTATGTCTATACTCAACAAAGGCAACAGGAATTAGTGGGTCTGGAGATCCTTGACAATAGGCGGGCCATTGCCTTTGACCATACTGTGCCACATGTCATAGAGGATGAAGAGGAAGGGGGCCCCATATTTCTGTCTGGCCATAAATGTAATTCTTTACAGGGGGAGGAAACTGATTTGACGCAGGTGAGCAACCAACATCACCATCCCCGTTATGTGATTCCTCCCCAACTACAGCTGACTGGCTGGGACGGCGTCCACCCTTATCAGATATTGCGATACTACTTTGGTCATGGGAGGAAATGGCTCTTTGCCCCTGATGGCTACATCCCCAATTCAGTGATTCGTGCCCGTCTTTGGCCAGAGGGCAGCCCAATATATCTACAGTGCAACCTGCACTCACCCCAGCGGGAATTGGAATGGGACAAGACTCAACAATTCTTCTTCTGGCACGGTAGGTCAAGAGCTATAAGTCATTTGGAAGAACTTCCACAACAGAAGGAGGATAAAGACTTCATAGGAATGAGAATGTCCAAGGAAGTAACCTACAGTGTCTTTACAGACACAACAAACCGCAGTTGGCTGGGAAGAAAGATGAGTGAAATAACTATTAATAACCTGATTGAGACAATCCTCAATATTATGATCCATGCTTCCCCACTGAAGTTCCAATACTGTGTTGGCGCACTAGGGCAAATCTTTGCCTCTTATCAAGTGTCTCCAGCCCTGCGCTCTGAGACAGCCCATCGCCTTCTGGATGATACAGCCAATTCCAATCCACAGATCCGAGAACTAGCCTGGGAAGGTTTGAAACGCCTAGGAATGATTACTCATCTCTTTGCCTTGCCTCTAGCCCAAGGATTGATGGACAAGGACCAAAGAGTGAGGAATAAAGCCCTGAGCCTCATGGCTGATACTGGAATCCACTCTAAGACTTCACTCTTATACTTGATCCAGAACCGAGAAACTTTCCGGGAGATGCAGTAAGTTGTTGGTTTCTTCCTCGATTCTTCACtagcttctaatttttttttccctttacccattttttcccCTGTCCTTTCCCTTTCTATCTCTTCATCCCTATGTATAAGCTCTTcttgctctttcttctctttcatggCTTTTTTCCTATTCCTAAACTGTCTTGACAATTCCCCTGACTACTCACTCTATCTTCCATTTCCTCTCCTATTCCTGTCTgccccacctcttttttttttttttttttttttttgcctatttccTCATTTAATAGATAAGAGAACTGCGTTTCcaggaggttttttgtttttattatgctttaggtgaaaatttacagctcaagttagtttctcatacaaaaatttatacacatattgttttgcaacattagttgcaatccctacaatgtgacagcaagctcccactttctaccctgggttccctgtgttcaCTCAACAAGTtctgtccctgcctgccttctcatcctgcctccagacaggagctgcccatttggtctcgtgtatctgattaaactaagaagcacactcctcacgtgtatcttttgttttgttttgttttgttttatagtcctgtttgatctttgtctgaagaacaGGGTTTGGAAATgattttagttctaggttaacagagccTCTacgggccatagttttggggtctGCCCCTTGCCTCTTAACGTTCCTCTTTTGATCCCTTTCTCCCACCCTTGCAGCCCACATATGGGTCACTCCATTCCTTGCCATCTTGGCTTCCTAGACGTTCTCTTTCCTCTTCGCCATCCTTTCCTCTGTATACGCTGTCCCTTCTGTCAACTTTGCCAAGCCCCCTGCTTGTTCTTTCCTTCTCATACTCCTTTTTGTCCCTGATTcagcataggttttttttttttttttctctcctttgacTTTCATAGGCAGGAATTGATTGGAGAGGAAACCCTGGACCATCTGCTGGGGATACGGGCAACAGATCTCCAAATCCTTCATACTCAAGTGCAGCAGCGACTGAATGAAAACTTGACCTTGTCACATGGAGATgaaaagccttttttttctttgcatgtctCAAGGATTTCTGAACTGAAGTCCCATGAAAGACAACCTTCAACAATTCCCGAAGGACCTGAAGTGGCCACCAAATCCAGCAAAGGCCAAAGACGGGGCCGAGCAGGGGGCAAAAAGCATAGTATGTATGGGGTGATCTGGCCCATGCTTCAGGGGCCACAAGAGGCAGGATAGTTAGGGCTCAGATGGGTCAAAAGATACTAGGTGAAAACAGAGATAAGTGGAAAGATGCTTTCACAGAACGGAGCCCTTCTAGGAAGAATCTGCCCTAACCCAGAAGACTCCAAGGCCTGTCACTCTAGGTCTTGGTGGGGCTAAAAACTAAAGCAAGGAGAGTGCCCCTCCACCCTTCTTAAGGCCTCACCTCTCTTTATTGCTacttcttttggcagttcctcTTAGCTCACACCATATATTGGAAAAGGTTTCATTTAAACTTTCCATGCTTTTCATACCTCCATCTCCTGATTTTCTTGGCAGCCCGAAAATTATTGTGGAGtctcaagaagataaaagaaagaGCCTCAAAACCGATTATCATAGAGCCAGGTCCGTTAGAGGGTGAAAGTGATCAGAGTGAAGCTGCATTAGTCGAGGTGGAGGAAACAGACATCCATTCCATAGGATCTTCACCCTCAAGCATGATAAAGGTTTCAAAAGAGGCTGAAGAATCTACAGAGAAAGATTCTTCAAAGGATCATATTGTGTTGGCCCTGAAGATGCTGAGGAAAGTACGTGACAAAAAGGGCAAGAAAATTACAGCTCAGAAACCCATTAAGAGGCGCAAGAAGAGAAAGGAAGCTGAAATTGAGGTACCTCAGCCTCTAGTAGAGGAAAAACCCATTGTGAAGAAAGTTAAGACCAGTGGGCGGGGTGCCTCTGGAGTACCTGGCTACAAGGCTACCACTGGAGATGGCACATCATGGCGGGATGATTTATGTCATCTCTTGACCCTGAGGATCTCTGGTTCCCAAACAAAAATGTCAGAAGCTCTAAGCTCTGAGGTAGTAACCATAGCTCAGGAGATGCTGGCAGATCGACACCCCAGCTGGGAGCTCTTCCAGGAGATCTGCCCTCTGTTGAAGAAGAAAAGCCAGGTTCTGCTTGAGGACCTTGAATGGGATATAGCCTGGCCAGAGGAGAAACCAATTTTTATCCATGAAGAAGCAGTTAGAGAGGACATGATAATCAGAAACATGGAAGAAGAGATACCAGAGGATCAAGAGCAAGTGCAAGAGGAACCAAGGGatatgcaaaagttggagaaaACGCAGGTGGTtgcaaaaaaaggcaagaaaaagaaagttatTTTTTTGGAACCAGGTGACCCAACAAAGGGAAAACGAATAtcaaggaaagaagagaagaaattcCCTAAGAAGTCATCTAAGCAAGAGAGGAGAGCAGCCCAGCGGGAAATAAAAGTGGATAAAAAAGAGAGGCAAATCACCAAAGAAGAGAGGGACATGAGCAAGGAAGTGAGAGAAATGGTGGAACTGGAGGAAGAAGTGGTTGGCcaagaagaaagaccagttaTGGATGACAGGAAGCTGACTTGGCAGAAGTGGAAGAAATCCTGGGATCAGTGGGAACAGACCCAAAAAGAGACAAAGGTATCCTGGGATGAATGGAAGCGAGCTTGGGACAGGTGGTGTCATCAACATGGGGTTGAAGAGGAtctctttgcagatgaagaaaagcCGGATGAGGGCAAGAGGAAGCTGAGATGGGATGAATGGGGACAGATCTTGGAAAAGATTTTGTTTGCCAGGACCAAGGAGCAACTTTCTGAGGATGAGGAAGAATTTACCCTGGAAGATGAATTACCTCAGGAATGGGAAGAAGAGCCAATTACAGAAGAGCAGAGACATATCCAAGAACAGAAACAGGCCTGGGTAGAAAGGAAACGAGCCCAAGATGAAAGAAAACAAGCCAAAGAAGAGAAGAAACTGGCACAAGAAGAAGAGAAACTAGCACAAGAAGAGAGAAAACTggcccaagaagaaaaaaaattggcccGAGAATATGGGAAAATGGCCAAGGGACAGGGGGAAATGGCTCAGGTAGAGAGGAAACTTGCCCAGAAAGAGGAAAAACTGGCCCAAAGAGAGGAGAACCTAAGCCAGAGAGCAGAGCAATTGGCCCAGAAGAGGAAGAAACTGGCCCATAAATTGGAGAAACTGGccagagaagaagagaaactagCAAAGAAAGGGGGAAAACTGGCTGAGGTAAAAACAAGACTGGTTCAGGAAGTAGAAAAATTGGCCCCAAAGGAGGAAaatctgacagagaaagaaaatgagctgGCCCAGGAATTGGAGGAGCTGGCTCAAGAGGAGGATGAACTGACTTGGAAAGAAGGAGAACTGAATCAGGAAGAGAAGAAACTGGCTGAGGAAAAGGAGGAACTGACTCAGGAAGAGAAGAGACTGATCTGGCAAGAGGAAGAACTGGATGAGGAAGAGAAAAAACTGGCTGAAGAAGAAGAGCTGCTGATTCAAGAAGAGAAGAAACTGGCCCAGGACAAGGTAAAGACACCTGAGGAACAGAAAAGGCTGTCCCAGAAAAGGAAGCAACTGACCAGGAACAAGGAGAAACTGTTTCAGGAAAGGGAAAAATTGTTCCAGGACCAGGAGAAACTTACGAAGAACAAGAAGATACTATCCCAGAAGGAGGCAAATCTGGTTCAGGAAAAAGCGAATTtgactcagaagaaaaaaaatttcgcTCATAGGAaagagaccttcctccagaacaaagaaaaaatcacCCAGAACAAAGACAAACTAGTCTACATAAAGAAGGACGTGGACGAGTACAAGAAGAAACTGTTTCAGGTAGAGAAGAAGCTGATACAGGAAAAGGAGATACTTACACAGAAGAAGGAGAAAGTAACTTATATACAGAAGAAACTAGCCCAAGCAGAGGAAATTCTGGCTGAGAAACAGGAGAAACTGGCCCAGGAAAAAATGAAACTAACTATGGAGAAGAGGGCAGTATTTCAAGAAAAGAAACTACTCAAAGACGAGTGGGATATTGCTAAGGAAGAAATGGCATTGAGCATGGAAATGATGAAACTGGCCAAAGAGAAGAAGAGATTAGCTGAGGAAAAGGAACTTCTCTTCAAGGAAGAGACTCAAGGAACCTCCAAACAGAGAAGACTGACTGAGGAGGAAGTAGAAAGACTTAGGAAGAAATTGTTCCTAGAGGAGAAGATACTGACGTATGAAGATAGGATATTGGCCACGGAGGACAGGGACATTGCCAAAAGAAATTTAGAATTTGCTAGAGGGGAGAGAGTATATGCCCAAGAAGAAAGGAAGTTAGCCAAAACAGTAAGGAAATTGGCTAAGAGGCGCACTTCCAGGGAACCATCAGAACAGAGCAAAATCTTAAAAGTACTTCAAAAATTAATCAAAGCAGAAAGAGAACTAACCCAGGAAGAAATAGAGATGACAAAGACAAAGAGGTCACTCTTTATTAAGGAGAGGAACTTAAGCAAAgaacagaatcaacttgatagcgaAGAGTGGGACTTTTCTGAGGAACAATTAGAAATGACCAAAGACGAGAAAAAACTGGCTCAGAAGCAGAGAAAACTGGCCAAGGAAATGAGAAGACTGACAAAGAAAGAGAAGGATATGATTGAGAAAGAAAGCCAATTggccagagaagagagagaagtcaCACAGGAAGAGGAGGGAACAGTAGAGGAAGAAAAAGTAATCCCATTCCCTAAAACAAGGtggacaaaggaaaagaaagttaAGGATATACCAAAGGAAGAGTTTCCTGTTCAAGTGGATGAGGTGGAAAGTGAAGAGAGATTTTCTAAAGAAATGGAAAGCCTGTTAGATGAAATAGAGCATGAGAGTTTttctgaggaggaggaagaggagaaaagcaAAAGTgatgaagaggaagaggaagaagaggaggaggaggagcaggagggagAAGTAGAGGAAGAGGAAAGCATGAGTGAGGAGGAGGTGGAAAGTTCGAGTGAGGAGGTGGAAAGTTTGGATGAGGAAGTAGAAAGTTTgagtgaggaggaagaggagagaagcTCATCTGAAGAAGAGGTAGTTAAGGGAAAAgagatctttaaaaaagaaaagaaactatttAAGTCgcaagaaggaaaaagagaaggccTAAGAGGAAGGAAAACAGTTCCTTCTGTTGGAAAAGGAGTCCTTAAGGTCAAAGGCAGTGGTATCAAACTGGGAGTCTTGAAAACAAGCCCCTCCAGGAAACTGATCTCAATAGCTCTGGGGAGGGAAGAGAAGGTACTAGTACCAGTGTCAATGAAACAGATATCCTGGAAAGCTGAAGAGGCCACAGTACTTGAGACACCCCAGACAGTCTCAGAGACGACgtgtagggataaacaaaaagaactggaGCAATTTAAGCCTATACCTCAACAAGTTTTAGGTACAGTTTTGGAGCCCCAAGAGCAAGACTTAAAGACCACAGGCATGTCCCACATAGTTGGGGAAACCATGGAAGCTCAGAAACGCCAATACAAGCCACCAGGTGTCAGGTGGAAGTGGTTTTTGCAACATCATAGATCTCTAGTGGGGCAGACTGAAGTGCAGTTACCTGTCTCCCAAATCCTGGGTGAAGAACAATATCCAGAGGTAAGTCTCTCAGATGTAGAGTGGATCCACCGTGTTCTAGAACGgatggaagcaggagagcagcttTCCAGGGAGAGTTTCCACAGACTGTGTCAGCTCCTCAAAGACCTCACCTCAAAGGGAAACTTAGAGTGGATGCATGTGGCCAAACTTGAAACCATCGTGTAC
Protein-coding sequences here:
- the WDR87 gene encoding WD repeat-containing protein 87 isoform X2, whose translation is MSSPRLIPLWKDFKYLVNDVINTIKYPLDDSKNGVVVLSDRSQILFKESRHPQNMPLICHYFSDADFFASLSWVSPSTKEIQAVVWMKSKGEDMVEKRVFSMTERLPPIQSMVHTGSFHILVAYCGDLLLRLFGDHFRAFKPLGAVPCRFNISCLCYDPEMQVLLSGILGAVVTWIIEPSGKGLQIAHMVSMPGDELVRDITLNGPGGSLLALCDTAVRVLERQGLGRLGETRRFTSGGSGSPITCCFTCVDQGLLYAGNKAGEIQAWSLGRARFLHSFKAHSSSVTCIRSRPEAHTLLTAGSEGSIKEWNLTSGNLLRRLELGQDLQRLQFIDNITFFCQTTHSFSLRRLPCFYSLFNVCGSAPLQVRRVHCGNNWYRILCTTEDGLLRFLSPQTGDLLVLTWPFSILDQAVDWAYDPDREELFVATGSSEVLVFDTTRCPCPAKYLLCTSPDSQDLVQCLAYGHFQLGRGLEGLMFSGHQSGVVRVLSQHNCARIEKFMHFGAVLALSTLSGGSYGSRENSLLCSYGMDDYVHLSEAVLDGARVCLQPLACILSSCHLKHLILLPKSVGAITETNCLRLWKFHDILSSQSKKGSVFTQTLPLHQCPIISFDVCLSLSLFVTGGIDGSVRIWDFHGRLIAMLDSSLHFGPLCFANDRGDLLVTFNQSLYLVSCLKLLPPSMLVRLSFMSITDEVVEVPKPFTPGFFFSFETMFVPKYVYTQQRQQELVGLEILDNRRAIAFDHTVPHVIEDEEEGGPIFLSGHKCNSLQGEETDLTQVSNQHHHPRYVIPPQLQLTGWDGVHPYQILRYYFGHGRKWLFAPDGYIPNSVIRARLWPEGSPIYLQCNLHSPQRELEWDKTQQFFFWHAQGLMDKDQRVRNKALSLMADTGIHSKTSLLYLIQNRETFREMQQELIGEETLDHLLGIRATDLQILHTQVQQRLNENLTLSHGDEKPFFSLHVSRISELKSHERQPSTIPEGPEVATKSSKGQRRGRAGGKKHTRKLLWSLKKIKERASKPIIIEPGPLEGESDQSEAALVEVEETDIHSIGSSPSSMIKVSKEAEESTEKDSSKDHIVLALKMLRKVRDKKGKKITAQKPIKRRKKRKEAEIEVPQPLVEEKPIVKKVKTSGRGASGVPGYKATTGDGTSWRDDLCHLLTLRISGSQTKMSEALSSEVVTIAQEMLADRHPSWELFQEICPLLKKKSQVLLEDLEWDIAWPEEKPIFIHEEAVREDMIIRNMEEEIPEDQEQVQEEPRDMQKLEKTQVVAKKGKKKKVIFLEPGDPTKGKRISRKEEKKFPKKSSKQERRAAQREIKVDKKERQITKEERDMSKEVREMVELEEEVVGQEERPVMDDRKLTWQKWKKSWDQWEQTQKETKVSWDEWKRAWDRWCHQHGVEEDLFADEEKPDEGKRKLRWDEWGQILEKILFARTKEQLSEDEEEFTLEDELPQEWEEEPITEEQRHIQEQKQAWVERKRAQDERKQAKEEKKLAQEEEKLAQEERKLAQEEKKLAREYGKMAKGQGEMAQVERKLAQKEEKLAQREENLSQRAEQLAQKRKKLAHKLEKLAREEEKLAKKGGKLAEVKTRLVQEVEKLAPKEENLTEKENELAQELEELAQEEDELTWKEGELNQEEKKLAEEKEELTQEEKRLIWQEEELDEEEKKLAEEEELLIQEEKKLAQDKVKTPEEQKRLSQKRKQLTRNKEKLFQEREKLFQDQEKLTKNKKILSQKEANLVQEKANLTQKKKNFAHRKETFLQNKEKITQNKDKLVYIKKDVDEYKKKLFQVEKKLIQEKEILTQKKEKVTYIQKKLAQAEEILAEKQEKLAQEKMKLTMEKRAVFQEKKLLKDEWDIAKEEMALSMEMMKLAKEKKRLAEEKELLFKEETQGTSKQRRLTEEEVERLRKKLFLEEKILTYEDRILATEDRDIAKRNLEFARGERVYAQEERKLAKTVRKLAKRRTSREPSEQSKILKVLQKLIKAERELTQEEIEMTKTKRSLFIKERNLSKEQNQLDSEEWDFSEEQLEMTKDEKKLAQKQRKLAKEMRRLTKKEKDMIEKESQLAREEREVTQEEEGTVEEEKVIPFPKTRWTKEKKVKDIPKEEFPVQVDEVESEERFSKEMESLLDEIEHESFSEEEEEEKSKSDEEEEEEEEEEEQEGEVEEEESMSEEEVESSSEEVESLDEEVESLSEEEEERSSSEEEVVKGKEIFKKEKKLFKSQEGKREGLRGRKTVPSVGKGVLKVKGSGIKLGVLKTSPSRKLISIALGREEKVLVPVSMKQISWKAEEATVLETPQTVSETTCRDKQKELEQFKPIPQQVLGTVLEPQEQDLKTTGMSHIVGETMEAQKRQYKPPGVRWKWFLQHHRSLVGQTEVQLPVSQILGEEQYPEVSLSDVEWIHRVLERMEAGEQLSRESFHRLCQLLKDLTSKGNLEWMHVAKLETIVYRHKQGLESRGTGSPKPSKDIMGPKQLKVIPPIKRKEKKSRLKSLAVTTPKSLLATKRIPDPKTIDWHVLGEPYRSGQAQQIPSALREMEMQHFYPAPRDIFTGAGAYVDKQTQPLIFQKNFWTLKGKSRFPKLPKLEKKAQPITKKKEEVPRWETFVALYHVLRMLQQQCAKDRIAWMEHFYQLMDLYQLTPRIQRLLQELLLTEEPQPQAIIYKEALKTVELVPGERLLYCLFCGGSHTPGGPLKFQEVVSLPGQNNVRTILPMGIAQYGLLELAWKSLPQADSHLTKELPHIVAPTL